One part of the Marichromatium purpuratum 984 genome encodes these proteins:
- a CDS encoding toxic anion resistance protein, with the protein MSQSQYPQSASGRAVPAESMSEFGLPEHGGVDEAEVERLLGELDFRDAHSVMFFGAKAQQRLTEVSDRMLEGVRAKDTGPAGAALSEMVTTLKGFDVEGLDPNRRQGWFSKLLGKTRPIARFLEEYEAVRDQIEDISRALEGHKTQLLTDVTALDRLYAANLDYFRALESYILAGERKLAELDERAIPALVAQVEAGADMVEAQRLRDLRGARDDLERRVHDLRLTRQVAMQGLPSIRLVQENDKGLINKINSTLVNTVPLWRQQLAQAVTIFRSAEAADTLKAATDLTNELLQANAANLKSANAEARRQIERGVFDIEAVKQANRSLIETIEESLQIADAGKRARAEANAELTRLEADLRATLSAASARSSAERG; encoded by the coding sequence GTGAGCCAATCCCAGTATCCCCAGAGCGCCAGTGGGCGCGCCGTCCCCGCCGAGTCGATGTCCGAGTTCGGGCTGCCCGAGCACGGCGGTGTCGACGAGGCCGAGGTCGAGCGCCTGCTCGGCGAACTCGACTTCCGCGACGCGCACTCGGTGATGTTCTTCGGCGCCAAGGCCCAGCAGCGTCTCACCGAGGTCTCGGACCGGATGCTCGAGGGCGTGCGCGCCAAGGACACCGGCCCGGCCGGCGCCGCGCTCAGCGAGATGGTCACCACCCTCAAGGGCTTCGACGTCGAGGGGCTCGATCCCAACCGCCGTCAGGGCTGGTTCTCCAAGCTCCTCGGCAAGACCCGGCCGATCGCCCGCTTCCTCGAGGAGTACGAGGCGGTGCGCGACCAGATCGAGGACATCTCGCGCGCGCTCGAGGGCCACAAGACCCAGCTGCTCACCGACGTCACCGCACTCGATCGGCTCTATGCCGCCAATCTCGACTATTTCCGTGCGCTCGAGTCCTATATCCTCGCCGGCGAGCGCAAGCTCGCCGAACTCGACGAGCGGGCGATTCCGGCGCTCGTCGCCCAGGTCGAGGCCGGCGCCGACATGGTCGAGGCGCAGCGGCTGCGCGACCTGCGCGGCGCGCGCGACGACCTGGAACGGCGCGTCCACGACCTCAGGCTCACCCGTCAGGTGGCGATGCAGGGGCTGCCGAGCATCCGTCTGGTGCAGGAGAACGACAAGGGGCTGATCAACAAGATCAACTCCACCCTGGTCAACACCGTGCCGCTGTGGCGCCAGCAGCTCGCCCAGGCGGTGACCATCTTCCGCTCGGCCGAGGCGGCCGACACCCTCAAGGCGGCCACCGACCTCACCAACGAGCTGCTCCAGGCCAACGCCGCCAACCTCAAGTCGGCCAACGCCGAGGCGCGGCGCCAGATCGAGCGTGGGGTGTTCGACATCGAGGCGGTCAAGCAGGCCAACCGCAGCCTGATCGAGACCATCGAGGAGAGCCTGCAGATCGCCGATGCTGGCAAGCGCGCGCGTGCCGAGGCCAACGCCGAGCTGACGCGTCTGGAGGCCGATCTGCGCGCCACGCTCAGTGCCGCCAGCGCCCGAAGCAGCGCCGAGCGCGGTTGA
- a CDS encoding 5-bromo-4-chloroindolyl phosphate hydrolysis family protein, whose translation MVSSGAGRLGELLREGVVARETPRAPRLRGLLLFVLPLPLLFGALIALGAGRLESFLADASGFALFMAAAYLTRRGIREAHLQDRRRRFARLPRVRLQTLGGLLVALATGWCVLVSLGQGAGLALAFAAVALLGFHLSYGLMPEAPEQPFDFSDARARKVAAALAEAEQKLIEVETAAARIANPELKARLGRIALKGRRILEQIAERPTDLFRARKFLNVYLDGVRQVTDGYARTHRQADVLALEENFRGVLVTVEEVFDEQHQRLLDSDLMDLDVRIEVLKQQLEREGLS comes from the coding sequence ATGGTGAGCAGCGGGGCCGGACGGCTCGGCGAGCTGCTGCGCGAGGGCGTGGTGGCGCGCGAGACGCCGCGCGCGCCGCGGCTGCGCGGGCTGCTGCTGTTCGTGCTGCCGCTGCCGCTGCTGTTCGGCGCGCTGATCGCGCTCGGCGCCGGACGGCTGGAGTCCTTCCTCGCCGACGCCAGCGGCTTCGCGCTGTTCATGGCCGCGGCCTATCTCACCCGGCGCGGTATCCGCGAGGCGCACCTGCAGGATCGCCGCCGGCGCTTCGCGCGGCTGCCGCGGGTGCGGCTGCAGACCCTCGGCGGGCTGCTGGTGGCGCTCGCCACCGGCTGGTGCGTGCTGGTCTCGCTGGGGCAGGGGGCGGGGCTCGCGCTCGCCTTCGCCGCAGTCGCGCTGCTCGGCTTCCATCTCAGCTACGGGCTGATGCCGGAGGCGCCCGAGCAGCCCTTCGACTTCTCGGATGCGCGCGCACGCAAGGTCGCCGCGGCGCTCGCCGAGGCCGAGCAGAAGCTCATCGAGGTCGAGACCGCCGCCGCGCGCATCGCCAACCCCGAACTCAAGGCGCGGCTCGGGCGCATCGCGCTCAAGGGACGGCGTATCCTCGAGCAGATCGCCGAGCGTCCGACCGATCTGTTCCGCGCGCGCAAGTTCCTCAACGTCTATCTCGACGGCGTGCGTCAGGTTACCGACGGCTATGCCCGCACCCACCGTCAGGCCGACGTGCTGGCGCTGGAGGAGAACTTCCGCGGCGTGTTGGTCACCGTCGAGGAGGTCTTCGACGAGCAGCACCAGCGCCTGCTCGACAGCGACCTGATGGACCTCGACGTACGCATCGAGGTGCTCAAGCAGCAGCTCGAGCGCGAGGGCCTGAGCTAG
- a CDS encoding SufE family protein: MHQDAAIQAIIDDFDLLDDWDQRYQYLVELGERLPAMDPADKTEDNRVVECMSLVHVVARPTEGGRLVYAGDCDTAIIKGVVALLVGLFSNRSAEEIAALDVDDLFTGLALDEHLSPNRHVGVFAIVNKMQRQAAALGA; the protein is encoded by the coding sequence ATGCATCAAGACGCCGCCATCCAGGCCATCATCGACGACTTCGACCTGCTCGACGACTGGGACCAGCGCTATCAGTACCTGGTCGAACTCGGCGAGCGCCTCCCGGCGATGGACCCCGCCGACAAGACCGAGGACAACCGCGTGGTCGAGTGCATGAGCCTGGTGCACGTCGTCGCCCGCCCCACCGAGGGCGGACGGCTGGTCTATGCCGGCGACTGCGACACCGCCATCATCAAGGGCGTAGTGGCGCTGCTCGTCGGGCTGTTCTCCAACCGCAGCGCCGAGGAGATCGCCGCGCTCGACGTCGACGACCTGTTCACCGGGCTGGCGCTCGACGAGCACCTCAGCCCCAACCGTCACGTCGGCGTCTTCGCCATCGTCA
- a CDS encoding LON peptidase substrate-binding domain-containing protein produces MTRTPFFPKFADLPTELAVFPLPGAVLMPGVQLPLNIFEPRYLRMIDDVLAADHLLGMIQPQETPGEDETTPTAPLHPVGCAGRITSYSETSDGRIVLVLTGVCRFRVTGELAERAGYRRVAPEWRDFAADLDEPVSGAIAERRPFLVALERYCQVRRVEVPWQDLEQMPDTDLVNLLCAHLPLSPEDKQALIETLETPARAVLMRGLLEMATIADIDVDDQRH; encoded by the coding sequence ATGACGCGCACCCCCTTCTTCCCCAAGTTCGCCGATCTGCCGACGGAACTCGCAGTCTTCCCCCTCCCCGGCGCGGTACTGATGCCGGGCGTGCAACTCCCGCTCAATATCTTCGAGCCACGCTATCTGCGCATGATCGACGACGTCCTCGCCGCCGATCACCTGCTCGGCATGATCCAGCCGCAGGAGACGCCGGGCGAGGACGAGACGACGCCGACCGCCCCGCTCCATCCGGTCGGCTGCGCCGGGCGCATCACCAGCTACAGCGAGACCAGCGACGGGCGCATCGTGCTGGTGCTCACCGGGGTGTGTCGCTTCCGCGTCACCGGCGAACTCGCCGAGCGCGCTGGCTACCGCCGGGTGGCGCCCGAGTGGCGGGACTTTGCCGCCGATCTCGACGAGCCGGTGTCCGGCGCGATCGCCGAGCGGCGCCCCTTTCTCGTCGCGCTCGAGCGCTACTGTCAGGTACGCCGCGTCGAGGTGCCGTGGCAGGACCTCGAGCAGATGCCCGACACCGACCTGGTCAACCTGCTCTGCGCCCACCTGCCACTGAGCCCGGAGGACAAGCAGGCGCTGATCGAGACCCTGGAGACGCCGGCGCGCGCGGTGCTGATGCGCGGCCTGCTGGAGATGGCCACGATCGCCGACATCGACGTCGACGACCAGCGTCACTAA
- a CDS encoding HesB/IscA family protein yields MAVTLTEAAARHVSRMIEQRGRGVGLRVATRKSGCSGFAYEVDYADAVAPTDQVFESHGIKIVVDDQSLARIDGTEIDFVRSSLLNLGFEFRNPNVKDQCGCGESFSV; encoded by the coding sequence ATGGCAGTCACCCTGACCGAGGCGGCCGCGCGCCACGTCTCCCGGATGATCGAGCAACGCGGACGAGGGGTCGGGCTGCGGGTGGCGACGCGCAAGAGCGGCTGCTCGGGCTTCGCCTACGAGGTCGACTACGCCGACGCCGTCGCGCCCACCGATCAGGTGTTCGAGAGCCACGGCATCAAGATCGTGGTCGATGACCAGAGCCTCGCGCGCATCGACGGCACCGAGATCGACTTCGTGCGCTCGAGCCTGCTCAACCTCGGCTTCGAGTTCCGCAACCCCAACGTCAAGGACCAGTGCGGCTGCGGCGAGTCCTTCAGCGTCTAG
- a CDS encoding LysR family transcriptional regulator, whose protein sequence is MRTRLEIGALQALCAIADQGGVTRAAAYLALSQSAVSHKIKRLEEGLGCTLLTRRTGTTPFTDEGERLLGYARRLLALHDEALLNLGQQPLTGRIRLGMTEDISGGGLARILGRFTRRHPEVSVQARVGQSLAIATRLARDELDIGILQVFAHQTLSTDLVLGRDALHWVKSPDLALDLSRPVPFLSFDDSCFYRHWAMEAAQSQPPGLTTVLTCPSIAGILSALHAGLGVGLLHASQIPPGLEVIDAPFPAPPAIAHVVRVSQQARERAVGALVDEIAAELGRPALTRVA, encoded by the coding sequence ATGCGGACACGACTGGAGATCGGCGCGCTACAGGCGCTGTGCGCGATCGCCGACCAAGGCGGCGTGACCCGGGCTGCGGCGTACCTGGCACTGTCGCAATCGGCCGTCTCGCACAAGATCAAACGGCTGGAGGAGGGACTCGGCTGCACCCTGCTGACCCGCCGCACCGGCACGACACCGTTCACCGACGAGGGCGAGCGGCTGCTTGGCTATGCGCGCCGTCTGCTCGCACTGCACGACGAGGCGCTGCTGAACCTCGGGCAGCAACCCTTGACCGGACGGATCCGGCTCGGCATGACCGAAGACATCAGCGGCGGCGGGCTGGCGCGCATCCTCGGGCGCTTCACCCGCCGTCATCCCGAGGTCAGCGTCCAGGCCCGGGTCGGCCAGAGCCTGGCGATCGCCACGCGACTCGCGCGCGACGAGCTCGACATCGGCATCCTCCAGGTGTTCGCGCACCAGACGCTGAGCACCGACCTGGTGCTGGGGCGCGACGCCCTGCACTGGGTGAAGTCGCCCGATCTCGCGCTCGACCTCTCGCGCCCGGTGCCCTTCCTCTCGTTCGACGACAGCTGCTTCTACCGTCACTGGGCGATGGAAGCGGCGCAGTCACAGCCCCCCGGACTGACCACCGTGCTCACCTGCCCGAGCATCGCCGGGATCCTCTCGGCACTGCACGCCGGGCTCGGCGTCGGACTGCTGCACGCCAGCCAGATCCCCCCCGGGCTGGAGGTGATCGACGCCCCCTTCCCCGCGCCCCCGGCCATCGCCCATGTCGTGCGGGTCAGCCAGCAGGCGCGCGAGCGCGCAGTCGGCGCCCTGGTCGACGAGATCGCCGCCGAGCTCGGGCGCCCGGCGCTCACCCGGGTGGCCTGA
- the egtB gene encoding ergothioneine biosynthesis protein EgtB has protein sequence MHPTPTDGTRAGLADEFRRVRALTEHLCEPLAIEDYGLQVVPEASPPKWHLAHVSWFYETFLLMPSLDGYRPFDPRFAHLFNSYYEQTGSGFWPRAERGLLSRPRVEEVYDYRRHVDTAMLRLIECCDAERWPRVELRLRIGLNHEQQHQELLLTDIKRNLAHNPLRPAYRADLAAPAPGAPEPLNWVSFDGGLVEIGAGAEGFAYDNERPRHRVFLEPFALADRLVSNAEFLAFVEDGGYHDPAHWLSDGWARVRAEGWEAPLYWERVDGRWQTLTLGGMRPLDPAEPVCHLSYYEADAYASWAGKSLPTEAQWEHAAAGVALAGNFLDSGLLHPRPARGSGIRQLFGDLWEWTASAYLAYPGYRAPGGAIGEYNGKFMCNQMVLRGGSCVSSRDHLRLSYRNFFYPHERWQFKGFRLAEVE, from the coding sequence ATGCACCCAACCCCAACGGATGGCACGCGCGCCGGACTCGCCGACGAGTTCCGTCGGGTCCGCGCCCTCACCGAACACCTCTGCGAACCGCTCGCCATCGAGGATTACGGCCTTCAGGTCGTCCCCGAGGCCAGCCCGCCGAAGTGGCACCTGGCCCATGTCTCCTGGTTCTACGAGACCTTCCTGCTGATGCCGTCGCTCGATGGCTATCGCCCCTTCGATCCGCGCTTCGCGCATCTGTTCAACAGCTACTACGAGCAGACCGGCAGCGGTTTCTGGCCCCGCGCCGAGCGCGGGCTGCTGTCGCGTCCCCGGGTCGAGGAGGTCTACGACTATCGTCGTCATGTCGACACGGCCATGCTGCGTCTGATCGAGTGCTGCGACGCCGAGCGTTGGCCGCGCGTCGAGCTGCGCTTGCGCATCGGGCTCAATCACGAGCAGCAGCACCAGGAGCTGTTGCTCACCGACATCAAGCGCAACCTCGCTCACAACCCGTTGCGCCCGGCCTATCGCGCCGATCTCGCGGCGCCGGCGCCGGGCGCGCCCGAGCCGCTCAACTGGGTGTCGTTCGACGGTGGGCTGGTCGAGATCGGCGCCGGCGCCGAGGGCTTCGCCTATGACAACGAGCGTCCGCGCCACCGTGTCTTCCTCGAACCCTTCGCGCTCGCCGACCGATTGGTGAGCAACGCCGAGTTCCTCGCCTTTGTCGAGGACGGCGGCTATCACGACCCCGCCCACTGGCTCTCCGACGGCTGGGCACGGGTACGCGCCGAGGGTTGGGAGGCGCCGCTCTACTGGGAGCGGGTCGATGGCCGGTGGCAGACGCTGACCCTCGGCGGCATGCGCCCGCTCGACCCCGCCGAGCCGGTCTGTCACCTCAGCTATTACGAGGCCGATGCCTACGCCAGCTGGGCGGGCAAGTCGCTGCCGACCGAGGCGCAGTGGGAGCACGCCGCCGCCGGTGTCGCGCTCGCCGGCAACTTCCTCGACAGCGGTTTGCTCCATCCCCGTCCGGCGCGTGGCAGCGGGATACGTCAGCTCTTCGGCGATCTCTGGGAGTGGACCGCCTCGGCCTATCTCGCCTATCCCGGCTATCGCGCCCCCGGCGGCGCGATCGGCGAGTACAACGGCAAGTTCATGTGCAACCAGATGGTGCTGCGCGGCGGCTCCTGCGTGAGTTCGCGCGACCATCTGCGGCTCAGTTATCGCAACTTCTTCTATCCCCACGAACGCTGGCAGTTCAAGGGATTCAGACTCGCGGAGGTCGAATGA
- a CDS encoding alcohol dehydrogenase catalytic domain-containing protein has product MQHHLHHIPATMSGVVLTGHGGLDRLAWRDDLPVPQPGPDEVLIRVHASSVNNTDINTRTAWYSKSVRGDTASLASDGAAPAAASDGAWSGAPIAFPLIQGADCCGEIVAVGAAVPEARLGERVLVRALQSSRAPGGELSTWTLGSECDGAFAQYTKTFATDALPIRSDWSDLELASIPCAYSTAEAMLQKVALGVERVLITGASGGVGLATVQLAKRRGAHVTAMTGAAKAAAIRAAGADATLGREAPLPRDAFDVVVDVVAGPRWPALLDTLRRAGRYVAAGAIAGPIVELDVRTLYLRDLTLFGSTFQPDRVFTDLIGYIERDEIRPWVAAAFDLAQLREAQRAFLDKQHVGKIVIRVDHPEIAR; this is encoded by the coding sequence ATGCAGCATCACCTTCATCACATCCCGGCGACCATGTCCGGCGTCGTCCTCACCGGCCACGGTGGTCTCGACAGGCTGGCGTGGCGCGACGACCTGCCGGTGCCGCAACCGGGGCCGGACGAGGTGTTGATCCGGGTCCATGCCAGTTCGGTGAACAACACCGACATCAACACCCGCACCGCCTGGTACTCGAAGTCGGTGCGTGGTGACACCGCCTCGCTCGCCAGCGACGGCGCGGCCCCGGCGGCGGCGAGCGATGGCGCCTGGTCGGGTGCGCCGATCGCCTTCCCGCTGATCCAGGGGGCCGACTGCTGTGGCGAGATCGTCGCCGTCGGCGCGGCGGTGCCCGAGGCGCGTCTCGGCGAACGCGTGCTGGTGCGCGCGCTGCAGTCGAGCCGGGCGCCGGGGGGCGAGCTGTCGACCTGGACCCTGGGCTCGGAGTGCGACGGCGCCTTCGCGCAGTACACCAAGACCTTTGCCACCGATGCGTTGCCGATCCGCTCCGACTGGAGCGACCTGGAGCTGGCCTCGATCCCCTGCGCCTACTCGACCGCCGAGGCGATGCTGCAGAAGGTGGCGCTTGGCGTCGAGCGGGTGCTGATCACCGGCGCCTCGGGCGGCGTCGGGCTGGCGACGGTGCAGCTGGCCAAGCGTCGCGGCGCCCATGTCACCGCGATGACCGGCGCGGCCAAGGCGGCGGCGATCCGCGCCGCCGGTGCCGACGCGACGCTCGGGCGCGAGGCGCCGCTGCCGCGCGATGCCTTCGACGTGGTGGTCGACGTGGTCGCCGGGCCGCGCTGGCCGGCGTTGCTCGATACGCTGCGCCGCGCGGGTCGCTACGTCGCCGCGGGCGCGATCGCCGGGCCGATCGTCGAACTCGATGTGCGCACGCTCTATCTGCGCGATCTCACCCTGTTCGGCTCGACCTTCCAGCCCGATCGCGTCTTCACCGATCTGATCGGCTATATCGAGCGCGACGAGATCCGGCCGTGGGTCGCCGCCGCGTTCGATCTCGCGCAACTGCGCGAGGCACAGCGCGCCTTTCTCGACAAGCAGCACGTCGGCAAGATCGTGATCCGTGTCGATCACCCGGAGATCGCGCGCTGA
- the ppc gene encoding phosphoenolpyruvate carboxylase encodes MNETVDDPVLEHDIELFTRLLGDVLREHSRKRVLVVVERLREGFMQLREGEDETLRARLRARIEGLDPQTLAEVIRAFAIYFGLVNTAEELNAHLQRMARVSSGERLWRGSFDDTVRRLAADGVAPAPFQSLLEHLVYLPVFTAHPTEARRRTIAEIFRRIFLAGQDLHRHRLNDEEREDKLAEIRAQIQILWKTDEVRVHKPQVTDEVRQGLYFFRESLFGAVPEVYRILEKAVRRVHGAATAAAVPSLMRFGSWIGGDRDGNPFVCPETTELAVRMHAELALEHYLERVGRLQRMLSHSSALCEPAPAFLDSLDADEDYWVETMGQSLRRFLNEPYRRKLAMVAHRLEANLARVRARLAEAETLPAAGYCDARAFLVDLRLIRDSLIHHGDASAAAGPLHDLIRLVETFGFHLVQLDLRQESSRHTEAVAELFARQPGAPYYLAFDESQRLLALVEAIVHPQPFVIDKATLGAATRETLETFETIARARAEVGEQAIGQYVISMTHEASHVLEVMLLARLAGLAGRDRQGWFCTLQIAPLFETIDDLARIDAVMGRLFTDPTYRALLRASGDQQEVMLGYSDSCKDGGILASGWRLYEAQRKVIALADEHGVACRLFHGRGGTVGRGGGPTHEAILAQPADTVHGQIKFTEQGEVLSYRYANPETARYELTMGISGLIKASRCLIESAAPERAEDLEVMAELAAHGEAAYRALVGTEGLLDYFYACTPVDGIALLNIGSRPAHRSRGDRSLSSIRAIPWVFGWGQARLTLPGWFGIGTALARYRGDDPERLVRLRRMYGEWPFFRVLLSNTQMSLFKAEMAIAREYLRLADDPPRAAALLAHIEAEYRLTLSEVLAVTETDRLLADQPALRRSLLRRNRYLDPLNHIQVVLLERYRGEPEAEQREQWLDPLLRSINAIAAGMRNTG; translated from the coding sequence ATGAACGAGACCGTGGACGACCCCGTGCTCGAGCACGACATCGAGCTGTTCACCCGGCTGCTCGGCGACGTGTTGCGCGAGCACAGTCGCAAGCGCGTGCTGGTGGTGGTCGAGCGCCTGCGCGAGGGCTTCATGCAGCTGCGCGAGGGCGAGGACGAGACGCTGCGCGCGCGCCTGCGGGCGCGCATTGAGGGGCTCGACCCGCAGACCCTGGCCGAGGTGATCCGCGCCTTTGCGATCTATTTCGGTTTGGTCAACACCGCCGAGGAACTCAACGCCCATCTCCAGCGCATGGCGCGCGTCTCCTCCGGCGAGCGGCTGTGGCGCGGCTCCTTCGACGACACCGTGCGTCGGCTCGCCGCCGACGGGGTGGCGCCCGCACCCTTCCAGAGCCTGCTCGAGCACCTGGTCTATCTGCCGGTGTTCACCGCGCACCCCACCGAGGCGCGGCGGCGCACCATCGCCGAGATCTTCCGCCGCATCTTCCTCGCCGGGCAGGACCTGCACCGCCACCGGCTCAACGACGAGGAGCGCGAGGACAAGCTCGCCGAGATCCGCGCCCAGATCCAGATCCTGTGGAAGACCGACGAGGTGCGGGTGCACAAGCCACAGGTCACCGATGAAGTGCGCCAGGGGCTCTATTTCTTCCGTGAGTCGCTGTTTGGCGCCGTGCCCGAGGTCTATCGCATCCTCGAGAAGGCGGTGCGCCGGGTCCACGGTGCCGCGACCGCCGCGGCGGTGCCGAGCCTGATGCGCTTCGGCTCGTGGATCGGCGGCGATCGCGACGGCAACCCCTTCGTGTGCCCCGAGACCACCGAGCTGGCGGTGCGGATGCACGCCGAGCTGGCGCTTGAGCACTATCTCGAACGGGTGGGGCGGTTGCAGCGCATGCTCAGCCACTCCAGCGCGTTGTGCGAGCCCGCGCCGGCCTTCCTCGACAGCCTCGACGCCGACGAGGACTACTGGGTCGAGACCATGGGGCAGAGCCTGCGCCGCTTCCTCAACGAGCCCTACCGGCGCAAGCTGGCGATGGTCGCCCACCGGCTCGAGGCCAACCTGGCGCGGGTGCGTGCCCGTCTCGCCGAGGCCGAGACGCTGCCGGCGGCCGGGTATTGCGATGCCCGCGCCTTCCTCGTCGACCTCCGGCTGATCCGCGACTCGCTGATCCATCACGGCGATGCCAGCGCCGCCGCCGGGCCGCTCCACGACCTGATCCGTCTGGTCGAGACCTTCGGCTTCCATCTGGTGCAGCTCGACCTGCGCCAGGAGTCGAGCCGCCACACCGAGGCGGTGGCTGAGTTGTTCGCCCGCCAGCCCGGCGCGCCCTACTATCTCGCCTTCGACGAGTCGCAGCGCCTGCTCGCCCTGGTCGAGGCGATCGTCCACCCCCAGCCCTTCGTCATCGACAAGGCGACCCTCGGCGCGGCCACCCGCGAGACCCTGGAGACCTTCGAGACCATCGCCCGGGCGCGCGCCGAGGTCGGCGAGCAGGCGATCGGTCAGTACGTGATCTCGATGACCCATGAGGCCAGTCACGTGCTCGAGGTGATGCTGCTGGCGCGGCTGGCGGGGCTCGCCGGACGCGACCGCCAGGGCTGGTTCTGCACCCTGCAGATCGCGCCGTTGTTCGAGACCATCGACGACCTGGCGCGGATCGACGCGGTGATGGGGCGGCTGTTCACCGATCCCACCTATCGCGCGCTGCTGCGCGCCTCGGGCGATCAGCAGGAGGTGATGCTCGGCTATTCCGACTCCTGCAAGGACGGCGGCATCCTCGCCTCGGGCTGGCGTCTCTACGAGGCCCAGCGCAAGGTGATCGCGCTCGCCGACGAGCACGGCGTGGCCTGTCGGCTGTTTCACGGCCGCGGCGGCACCGTGGGGCGCGGCGGCGGGCCGACCCACGAGGCGATCCTCGCCCAGCCGGCCGATACCGTGCACGGCCAGATCAAGTTCACCGAGCAGGGCGAGGTGCTCTCCTATCGCTACGCCAACCCCGAGACCGCGCGCTATGAACTCACCATGGGGATCAGCGGTCTGATCAAGGCCAGCCGTTGCCTGATTGAGTCCGCCGCGCCCGAGCGCGCCGAGGACCTGGAGGTCATGGCCGAGCTGGCCGCGCACGGCGAGGCGGCCTATCGCGCGCTGGTCGGCACCGAGGGGCTGCTCGATTATTTCTATGCCTGCACCCCGGTCGACGGCATCGCGCTGCTCAACATCGGCTCGCGCCCGGCGCACCGCAGCCGCGGCGATCGCTCGCTTAGCTCGATCCGCGCCATCCCCTGGGTGTTCGGCTGGGGACAGGCGCGGCTGACCCTGCCGGGGTGGTTCGGCATCGGCACCGCGCTGGCGCGCTATCGCGGCGACGATCCCGAACGCTTGGTGCGGTTGCGGCGGATGTATGGCGAGTGGCCCTTCTTCCGGGTGCTGTTGTCGAACACCCAGATGTCGCTGTTCAAGGCCGAGATGGCGATCGCCCGTGAGTACCTGCGCCTGGCCGACGACCCGCCGCGCGCCGCGGCCCTCCTCGCGCACATCGAGGCCGAGTACCGGCTGACCCTGAGCGAGGTGCTGGCGGTCACCGAGACCGACCGGTTGCTCGCCGACCAACCGGCGCTGCGCCGCTCGCTGCTGCGTCGCAACCGCTATCTCGACCCGCTCAACCACATCCAGGTGGTGCTGCTCGAGCGCTATCGCGGCGAGCCCGAGGCGGAGCAACGCGAGCAGTGGCTCGATCCGCTGCTGCGTTCGATCAACGCCATCGCCGCCGGGATGCGCAACACTGGTTGA
- the egtD gene encoding L-histidine N(alpha)-methyltransferase translates to MMNIAATLATGSRPPRSGIAPGVRFFDAHPTPDDLRAEVLAGLAASPKRLSPKLFYDARGSRLFDAITELPEYYPTRTEIGILCDHGEEMADLLGRGRVLLELGSGSSLKIRILLAALEPEVYVPIDISRDHLRASAESLAEHFPALAIHATCADYSVPFELPIEGDREGLAAFFPGSSIGNFEPEEARALLQRVAVLVGIGGRLLVGVDLRKERAVLEAAYDDAQGVTAAFNRNLLERLNRELEADFDLDAFAHRARYDAALGRVEMHLESLREQTVTVAGQRFVFAAGETIHTENSYKYDIAGFHQLAAGAGFVPERVWTDPHRLFSVHCLRVEAC, encoded by the coding sequence ATGATGAACATCGCCGCCACGCTCGCCACCGGATCGCGCCCGCCCCGCTCGGGGATCGCGCCGGGAGTGCGCTTCTTCGATGCCCACCCGACCCCGGACGACCTGCGTGCCGAGGTCCTCGCCGGGCTCGCGGCCAGCCCCAAGCGGCTCTCGCCCAAGCTCTTCTACGACGCGCGCGGCTCGCGGCTGTTCGACGCTATCACCGAGCTGCCCGAGTACTACCCGACCCGCACCGAGATCGGGATCCTCTGCGACCACGGCGAGGAGATGGCCGACCTGCTCGGGCGCGGTCGGGTGCTGCTCGAACTCGGCAGCGGCAGCAGTCTCAAGATCCGCATCCTGCTCGCGGCGCTCGAACCCGAGGTCTATGTCCCCATCGACATCTCCCGCGATCACCTGCGCGCCTCGGCCGAGTCGCTCGCCGAGCACTTCCCGGCGCTGGCCATCCACGCCACCTGTGCCGATTACTCGGTCCCCTTCGAGCTGCCGATCGAGGGCGATCGCGAGGGCCTGGCGGCCTTCTTCCCCGGCTCGAGCATCGGCAACTTCGAGCCCGAGGAGGCGCGCGCGCTGCTCCAGCGGGTGGCGGTGCTGGTGGGCATCGGCGGGCGGCTGCTGGTCGGTGTCGATCTGCGCAAGGAGCGCGCCGTGCTGGAGGCGGCCTATGATGACGCCCAGGGGGTGACCGCGGCCTTCAATCGCAATCTGCTCGAACGGCTCAACCGCGAACTCGAGGCCGACTTCGACCTCGATGCCTTCGCCCATCGCGCCCGCTACGACGCCGCCCTGGGACGTGTCGAGATGCACCTGGAGAGCCTGCGCGAGCAGACCGTGACCGTCGCCGGGCAGCGCTTCGTCTTCGCCGCCGGCGAGACCATCCACACCGAGAACTCCTACAAGTACGACATCGCCGGCTTCCACCAGCTGGCCGCTGGCGCGGGCTTCGTCCCCGAGCGGGTGTGGACCGACCCGCACCGGCTGTTCAGCGTGCACTGTCTGCGCGTCGAGGCTTGCTGA